The Halanaerobium praevalens DSM 2228 genome contains a region encoding:
- a CDS encoding NAD(P)/FAD-dependent oxidoreductase, with product MNKKYDVVIIGGGVTGSFIARELSRYNLDIALLEKEPDVCTGTSKANTALIHAGFNADSNKLKGRLNVRGNKLYHEKVQHELEVPIEWLGAMVVAESESDIPKLEAILENGQKNEVPDLEIATGDRLYELEPNLSDDAVAALYAPTAGIVNPFELTVALANNAAKNGVDVFLEAGVESIEIKEDHKLLQTAKGEIKTNLIINAAGLYADKIANMVGIEKFKITPRRGEYYLYDKKMELDLQKTIFPVPTKVSKGIVVTPTDERNILIGPNAEEIESVENKSTTRAGLDKVMEGANKTIPGLSKKGIIREFVGLRPAIKETGDFLIEASDQVAGFINVAGIQSPGLASSPAIAEMVVGIVKEELNGLEEKNDFDPNYQGPPKFRHLSHKEQAELVETNSDYGQIICRCETVTKGEILDAIHEPVGARTVNGIKRRVRPGAGRCQGGFCEPKVVSILAEELGIEENEVCLESSKSKLLKERTKAPLLEEVGK from the coding sequence TTGAATAAAAAATATGATGTAGTTATAATTGGTGGAGGAGTGACTGGTTCTTTTATTGCACGTGAATTATCACGTTATAATTTAGATATTGCTTTATTAGAAAAAGAGCCTGATGTTTGTACAGGTACAAGTAAAGCAAATACTGCTTTAATACATGCAGGCTTTAATGCAGATTCTAATAAACTAAAGGGACGCTTAAATGTTAGAGGTAATAAATTATATCATGAAAAAGTTCAGCATGAGTTAGAGGTACCGATTGAATGGTTAGGAGCAATGGTAGTAGCTGAATCTGAATCAGATATTCCCAAATTAGAAGCTATTTTAGAGAATGGACAAAAAAATGAAGTTCCAGATTTAGAAATTGCCACAGGTGATAGATTATATGAGTTGGAACCTAATTTAAGTGATGATGCTGTAGCAGCTTTATATGCGCCAACTGCTGGAATAGTAAACCCTTTTGAGTTAACTGTTGCTTTAGCTAATAATGCTGCTAAAAACGGTGTAGATGTCTTTTTAGAAGCAGGAGTAGAGTCCATTGAGATTAAAGAAGATCATAAGCTGCTTCAAACTGCTAAAGGTGAAATAAAAACTAATTTAATAATTAATGCAGCTGGCCTATATGCTGATAAAATAGCAAATATGGTAGGTATAGAAAAATTCAAGATTACTCCACGTCGGGGAGAATACTATTTATACGATAAGAAGATGGAATTAGATTTACAAAAAACAATTTTTCCTGTTCCAACAAAAGTTAGTAAAGGAATTGTAGTAACACCTACAGATGAAAGAAATATTTTAATAGGACCAAATGCTGAAGAAATAGAAAGTGTAGAAAATAAATCAACTACTAGAGCTGGCTTAGATAAAGTAATGGAAGGTGCAAATAAAACAATACCTGGTCTAAGTAAAAAAGGAATTATTCGTGAATTTGTTGGTTTAAGACCAGCAATTAAAGAAACAGGAGATTTTTTAATAGAAGCTAGTGATCAAGTTGCAGGCTTTATTAATGTAGCTGGAATTCAGTCTCCAGGTTTAGCCTCTTCTCCAGCAATTGCAGAAATGGTTGTTGGGATAGTAAAAGAAGAATTAAATGGACTAGAAGAAAAAAATGACTTTGATCCTAATTACCAAGGTCCACCAAAGTTTAGACATTTAAGTCATAAAGAACAAGCTGAATTGGTAGAAACGAATTCTGATTATGGTCAAATTATTTGTCGTTGTGAAACTGTAACTAAAGGTGAAATTTTAGATGCCATTCATGAACCAGTAGGAGCAAGAACAGTTAATGGAATCAAAAGAAGAGTTCGTCCAGGAGCTGGAAGATGTCAAGGTGGATTTTGTGAGCCAAAAGTAGTAAGTATTTTAGCTGAAGAATTGGGAATAGAAGAAAATGAAGTCTGTTTGGAGAGTTCCAAGTCTAAACTTTTAAAAGAAAGAACTAAAGCACCACTATTAGAAGAGGTGGGAAAATAA
- a CDS encoding NAD(P)/FAD-dependent oxidoreductase, with protein MNKQAYELVVVGGGPAGLAAAQEAFDQGIKDILIIERDFELGGILQQCIHNGFGLHYFGEELTGPEYAQQFIEDIRERGVDIKLDTMVLEVTPDKKVFAVNSKEGMLEIDAGAIILAMGCRERTREAIDIPGSRPAGVYSAGTAQRYINMEQWIPGEKVVILGSGDIGLIMARRMHLEGAEVEAVLELLPFSGGLTRNIVQCLEDFDIPLRMQQTVIEIKGQDRVESVVVAEVDDNFKPIEGTEYEIECDTLLLSVGLIPENELSEEAGVAMHDVTGGAIVNEGRETNIEGIFACGNVLHVHDLVDWVTEESLIAGKTAASYLKGNIEKRKKAITVDPGENVGYIVPHKITNKVESRKLVKLYMRAKQPMTDVKINLYAGDKKILDKKARRVEPGEMITFPVPEKLIESNEITNLKVDIVKEEE; from the coding sequence ATGAATAAACAAGCATATGAATTAGTAGTAGTTGGAGGAGGACCTGCTGGTTTAGCAGCAGCACAAGAGGCTTTTGATCAGGGGATTAAAGATATATTAATTATAGAAAGAGATTTTGAATTAGGTGGTATTTTACAACAATGTATTCATAATGGATTTGGTTTGCATTATTTTGGAGAAGAGTTGACTGGTCCAGAATATGCCCAACAATTTATAGAAGATATTAGAGAACGTGGTGTTGATATAAAGTTAGATACAATGGTTTTAGAAGTAACACCAGATAAAAAAGTTTTTGCTGTTAATTCTAAAGAAGGAATGTTAGAAATAGATGCAGGAGCAATAATTTTGGCTATGGGATGTCGGGAAAGAACCAGAGAGGCAATTGATATTCCTGGTTCTAGACCAGCTGGAGTTTATAGTGCAGGGACAGCTCAAAGATATATTAATATGGAACAGTGGATTCCAGGAGAAAAAGTAGTTATTTTAGGTTCAGGTGATATAGGTCTAATTATGGCCAGAAGAATGCATTTAGAGGGTGCAGAAGTAGAAGCTGTTTTAGAGTTGCTTCCTTTTTCTGGTGGGCTAACCAGAAATATTGTTCAATGTTTAGAGGATTTTGATATCCCATTAAGGATGCAGCAAACTGTAATTGAAATAAAAGGTCAAGATAGAGTTGAAAGTGTTGTAGTGGCAGAAGTTGATGATAATTTCAAACCAATAGAGGGTACAGAATATGAAATAGAATGTGATACCTTATTGTTATCAGTTGGATTAATTCCAGAAAATGAGTTATCTGAAGAAGCTGGAGTTGCTATGCACGATGTAACAGGTGGAGCAATAGTAAATGAAGGTCGTGAAACAAATATTGAAGGAATTTTTGCTTGTGGTAATGTATTACATGTTCATGATTTAGTAGATTGGGTAACAGAAGAAAGTTTAATTGCAGGAAAAACTGCTGCCTCTTATTTAAAAGGGAATATAGAGAAAAGAAAAAAAGCAATTACAGTTGATCCAGGTGAAAACGTAGGATATATAGTACCACATAAGATTACAAATAAAGTAGAAAGCAGAAAATTAGTTAAATTATATATGAGAGCAAAACAACCAATGACAGATGTGAAGATTAATTTGTATGCAGGTGATAAAAAAATATTGGATAAAAAAGCACGTCGGGTTGAGCCAGGAGAAATGATAACCTTTCCTGTACCAGAAAAACTTATTGAGTCAAATGAGATAACTAATCTCAAGGTTGATATTGTGAAGGAGGAAGAATAA
- a CDS encoding DUF1667 domain-containing protein, with translation MAKKVEITCISCPMGCDVELTIDADNQIECLEGASCKAGEKYVKNEYYNPTRILPTTARVKNGVLPLVPVKSKEPLPKELLEKAMIEIAKVELEAPVKLGDIVIEDILNTGVNIVATREMKRK, from the coding sequence ATGGCTAAAAAAGTAGAAATAACCTGTATAAGTTGTCCGATGGGTTGTGATGTAGAACTAACAATAGATGCTGATAATCAAATTGAATGTCTGGAAGGCGCTAGCTGTAAAGCAGGTGAAAAATATGTAAAAAATGAATATTATAATCCAACTAGGATTTTACCAACTACTGCTAGAGTTAAAAATGGAGTTTTACCTTTAGTGCCTGTAAAAAGTAAAGAACCTTTACCAAAAGAGTTATTAGAAAAAGCAATGATTGAAATTGCTAAAGTTGAATTAGAAGCACCAGTAAAATTAGGTGATATAGTAATAGAAGATATTTTAAATACAGGTGTTAATATTGTTGCTACTAGAGAAATGAAAAGAAAATAA
- a CDS encoding glycerol-3-phosphate responsive antiterminator, with product MKHLAGYFTSYPIIPSVRDLKYLEKAMNLEKSVLIFLLTGSIFDLKKAMELAHKNDKILMVNIDLVNGISYDKEGIRYLAENNLCDGIISTKGYLIKAAAKNDLMTIQRVFLLDSASLISAEKSLNSQNVDAVEILPGIAAPYFIERQNQSRYDYPIIAGGLIENKNEVENLKDKGVLAVSTSKQDLWNYKKNKK from the coding sequence TTGAAACATTTAGCTGGTTATTTTACATCTTATCCAATAATTCCTTCGGTAAGAGATCTAAAATATTTAGAAAAAGCTATGAATCTTGAAAAATCAGTTTTAATCTTTTTATTAACAGGCTCTATTTTTGATTTAAAAAAGGCAATGGAGTTGGCTCATAAAAATGACAAAATTTTAATGGTTAATATTGATCTTGTTAATGGTATCTCTTATGATAAAGAAGGGATTAGATACCTTGCTGAAAATAATTTATGTGATGGAATTATATCTACTAAAGGTTATTTAATTAAAGCAGCTGCAAAGAATGATTTAATGACAATTCAGAGAGTATTTCTTTTAGATTCAGCTTCCTTAATAAGTGCTGAAAAATCATTAAATTCTCAAAATGTAGATGCAGTAGAAATTTTACCTGGTATAGCAGCACCCTATTTTATTGAAAGACAAAATCAAAGTAGATATGATTATCCTATAATAGCAGGTGGCTTAATTGAAAACAAAAATGAGGTTGAAAATTTAAAAGATAAAGGAGTTCTTGCCGTCTCAACAAGCAAGCAAGACTTGTGGAATTACAAAAAAAATAAAAAATAA
- a CDS encoding HPr family phosphocarrier protein: MIRLVKEKKVIITNKTGLHARPAAQFVQKAGKYDSKIEILFEEKEVNAKSIMGVMSLGVGRDDEIIVRAEGEDAEAAVKELVDFIEIEMTKEDE, translated from the coding sequence ATGATCAGATTGGTAAAAGAAAAGAAGGTTATAATTACTAATAAGACCGGTCTGCACGCCCGGCCTGCAGCTCAATTTGTACAGAAAGCAGGTAAATATGATTCAAAAATTGAAATACTTTTTGAAGAAAAAGAAGTTAATGCAAAAAGTATTATGGGTGTAATGAGCCTTGGTGTTGGTAGAGACGATGAAATTATTGTTAGAGCTGAGGGTGAAGATGCTGAAGCTGCAGTAAAAGAATTAGTTGACTTTATTGAGATTGAAATGACAAAGGAGGATGAATAG
- the ptsP gene encoding phosphoenolpyruvate--protein phosphotransferase, producing the protein MILLEGIAASPGIAIGKSLLKEDKEIEINKEKIKSEQVESEIEKLHDALAESKKSLLQLKEETAEKLGKEKAEIFGAHLMILDDPEVIPAFENKIKDDKLNAAAAVKAVIDQFAAMFAAMDDDYLRERGSDIKDVGLRVIKNILGIEDISDKISEDAIIIAEDLTPSDTAQLDTDKVLSFVTMDGSRTSHSAIMARSLGIPSVVGVGKTLFEKSENEMDIIVDGNSGKVYLNPDQSTLAEYKEKLEKYEAEQERLKAFKDQKAQTKDGYQVEVAGNMGNLKDVDPILANGGEGVGLFRSEFLYMDRNELPTEEEQFEVYKKATEKMGDRPLVIRTLDVGGDKELPYLDFPEEMNPFLGYRAIRVCLERDDIFKPQLRALLRAGLYGNIKIMFPMISSLDELLAAKAKVEEVKADLKAEGIDFNQNIDLGMMIEIPAAVMIADKLAKEVDFFSIGTNDLIQYTVAVDRMNEQIAEMHTPYHPAVLRLIKRTIEAGHAEDIWVGMCGEAAGEELLLPFLLGAGLDEFSMSAVSILKIKEILTKWDLDSAQKESAKILNLSTAAEVKAYLNKIKK; encoded by the coding sequence GTGATTTTATTGGAAGGAATCGCTGCTTCCCCTGGTATTGCAATTGGAAAATCATTATTAAAAGAAGATAAAGAAATTGAAATAAATAAAGAAAAAATTAAGTCTGAACAAGTAGAATCTGAAATTGAAAAACTGCATGATGCTTTAGCTGAATCTAAAAAATCTTTGCTTCAATTAAAAGAAGAAACAGCTGAAAAATTAGGTAAAGAAAAAGCAGAAATTTTTGGTGCTCATTTAATGATTTTAGATGATCCTGAAGTTATACCTGCATTTGAGAATAAGATTAAAGATGATAAGTTAAATGCAGCTGCTGCAGTTAAAGCAGTAATTGATCAATTTGCAGCTATGTTTGCAGCAATGGATGATGATTATTTAAGAGAACGTGGATCAGATATTAAAGATGTTGGTCTGAGAGTGATTAAAAATATTTTAGGAATAGAAGATATTTCAGATAAGATTAGTGAAGATGCTATTATTATTGCTGAAGATTTAACTCCATCAGATACAGCTCAGCTTGATACAGATAAAGTATTATCTTTTGTTACAATGGATGGATCAAGAACTTCTCATTCAGCTATTATGGCTCGTTCACTTGGTATCCCATCTGTGGTTGGGGTAGGTAAAACTTTATTTGAAAAATCAGAAAATGAGATGGATATTATTGTAGATGGTAATTCTGGTAAAGTTTATCTTAATCCTGACCAGTCTACTCTTGCTGAATATAAAGAAAAATTAGAAAAATATGAAGCGGAGCAAGAAAGACTAAAAGCATTTAAAGATCAAAAAGCTCAAACTAAAGATGGTTATCAAGTAGAAGTTGCTGGTAATATGGGTAACTTAAAAGATGTTGATCCTATTTTAGCAAATGGGGGAGAAGGTGTTGGCCTTTTCCGAAGTGAATTTTTATATATGGATCGAAATGAACTACCAACAGAAGAAGAACAATTTGAAGTTTATAAAAAAGCTACTGAGAAAATGGGAGATAGACCACTTGTGATTAGGACTCTTGATGTAGGTGGAGATAAAGAACTTCCTTATTTAGATTTCCCAGAAGAAATGAATCCCTTTTTAGGATATAGAGCAATTAGAGTTTGTTTAGAAAGAGATGATATTTTTAAACCTCAGTTGAGAGCTCTTTTAAGAGCAGGACTTTATGGAAATATTAAAATTATGTTTCCTATGATTTCTTCTTTAGATGAATTGTTGGCTGCTAAAGCAAAAGTAGAAGAAGTAAAGGCTGATTTAAAAGCAGAAGGAATAGATTTCAATCAAAATATTGATTTAGGAATGATGATTGAAATTCCAGCTGCGGTAATGATTGCTGATAAATTAGCTAAAGAAGTTGATTTCTTTAGTATTGGTACAAATGATTTAATTCAGTACACAGTTGCTGTAGATAGAATGAATGAACAAATTGCTGAAATGCATACACCTTACCATCCAGCAGTTTTAAGGTTAATTAAAAGAACAATAGAGGCTGGACATGCAGAAGATATTTGGGTTGGAATGTGTGGTGAGGCAGCTGGAGAAGAATTATTATTACCATTTTTATTAGGGGCTGGACTAGATGAGTTTAGTATGAGTGCTGTTTCTATTTTGAAAATAAAAGAAATTTTGACAAAATGGGATTTGGATTCTGCTCAAAAAGAAAGCGCAAAAATTCTTAATCTCAGTACAGCTGCTGAAGTAAAGGCTTATTTAAATAAAATTAAAAAATAA
- a CDS encoding Fur family transcriptional regulator, translated as MAKKTRMTKQRKAILQILKNTKSHPTADWIYEQVKKEIPNISLGTVYRNLNVLAEHGKINILDYGSNHSRYDGNPTHHYHFHCDKCGNVYDLEIDLETELNQKINTETGFHAYSHRLEFSGICPQCQQKN; from the coding sequence ATGGCTAAAAAGACCAGAATGACAAAGCAAAGAAAAGCAATTTTACAAATTTTAAAAAATACTAAATCACATCCTACTGCTGATTGGATCTATGAGCAGGTAAAAAAGGAGATACCTAATATCAGCTTAGGCACTGTCTATCGTAATTTAAATGTTTTAGCTGAACATGGAAAAATAAATATTTTAGATTATGGAAGTAACCACAGTCGCTATGATGGCAACCCCACTCATCATTATCATTTTCATTGTGATAAATGTGGTAATGTTTATGATTTAGAAATCGATTTAGAAACAGAATTAAATCAAAAAATAAATACTGAGACAGGATTTCATGCTTATTCACACCGACTTGAATTTAGTGGTATCTGTCCTCAATGTCAGCAGAAAAATTAA
- the trpS gene encoding tryptophan--tRNA ligase yields MILSKNNKKRILTGDRPTGKLHLGHYVGSLQNRVKLQNEYDTFLIIADVQALTTNFDHPEKLSEDVRQVARDYLAAGIDPEKTTIFVQSLVPEIAELTVLYSMIVTVNQLRHNPTIKSEAEQYGYQEMSYGFLGYPVSQAADITFCQANLVPVGEDQIPHIEQTRKIVRKFNNMYGEVFPEPEALISDFPRLIGLDGKNKMSKSLNNAIYLSDSKEKVSQKIMKAKTDPARIHKDDPGNPEVCTVFHYQKAFNTKNHTQIAEKCRAGTIGCVACKKKMIKKLNLFLEPMRERRKKYLENPELIDQILNKGTAKARKEAAKTMKKVREVMKIDYFNN; encoded by the coding sequence ATGATTTTGTCGAAAAATAATAAAAAAAGAATTTTAACGGGTGATAGACCAACTGGTAAACTTCATTTAGGTCATTATGTTGGTAGTCTACAAAATAGAGTTAAGCTTCAAAATGAATATGATACATTTTTGATTATTGCAGATGTCCAAGCTTTAACAACTAATTTTGATCATCCAGAAAAATTAAGTGAAGATGTAAGACAAGTAGCACGCGATTATTTAGCAGCAGGTATTGATCCAGAAAAAACGACTATTTTTGTCCAATCTTTAGTACCTGAAATAGCAGAGCTAACAGTTTTATATTCAATGATTGTAACTGTAAACCAGCTTCGCCACAATCCAACTATTAAATCAGAAGCAGAGCAATATGGTTATCAAGAAATGTCTTATGGATTTTTGGGTTATCCAGTTAGTCAAGCGGCTGATATTACTTTTTGCCAGGCAAATTTAGTTCCTGTTGGTGAAGATCAAATTCCTCATATTGAGCAAACTAGAAAAATTGTACGTAAATTTAATAATATGTATGGAGAAGTTTTTCCAGAACCAGAAGCTTTAATTAGTGATTTTCCAAGATTGATAGGTCTCGATGGCAAAAATAAAATGAGTAAAAGTTTAAATAATGCAATTTATTTAAGTGACAGCAAAGAAAAAGTTTCTCAAAAAATAATGAAGGCAAAAACTGATCCAGCTAGAATTCATAAAGATGATCCAGGCAACCCAGAAGTTTGTACAGTTTTTCATTATCAAAAAGCATTTAATACTAAAAATCATACTCAAATTGCAGAAAAATGTAGAGCAGGAACAATTGGTTGTGTTGCGTGCAAAAAAAAGATGATCAAGAAATTGAATTTATTTTTAGAACCCATGCGAGAAAGAAGAAAAAAATATCTAGAGAATCCAGAACTTATTGATCAGATTCTAAATAAGGGGACAGCAAAAGCAAGAAAAGAGGCAGCAAAAACAATGAAGAAGGTAAGAGAAGTTATGAAAATAGATTATTTTAATAATTAA
- a CDS encoding D-alanine--D-alanine ligase family protein gives MLNSKIKIALFFGGRSAEHEISLLSARSIYTAFDKKKYDIFPVAIDKKGFFINLEKSKKILLSDKKQVPASANKSILTKELLEFLELKVDLVFPVLHGPFGEDGKIQGFLETLDINYIGCDLSSSAVGMDKAFMKQIFAYNNIPQAEFEIFNKSDLEKKSKKEVFASFSAKFGIPFFVKPANMGSSIGINQVKDFKSFVKALAEGFKYDLKLIIEENIAARELESAVLATNTGIKVSTAGEIISENDFYDYQAKYEDQKTKLIIPAPVSPTTAAKIKEISINAFQAIGALGLSRLDFFVDEEKEVILVNEINTMPGFTKFSMYPLLFKDMGISFSEILDSLVKISLKRDD, from the coding sequence TTGCTAAATTCAAAAATTAAAATAGCTTTATTTTTTGGTGGAAGATCTGCAGAGCATGAAATTTCTTTGCTTTCTGCTCGTTCTATTTATACTGCTTTTGATAAAAAAAAATATGATATTTTTCCAGTAGCCATTGATAAAAAAGGCTTTTTTATCAATTTAGAAAAATCAAAAAAGATTTTATTAAGTGATAAAAAGCAGGTCCCAGCTTCTGCAAACAAAAGTATTTTAACTAAAGAACTATTAGAGTTTTTAGAACTAAAAGTTGATTTAGTTTTTCCTGTTTTACATGGCCCTTTTGGGGAAGATGGTAAAATTCAAGGATTTTTAGAAACTTTAGATATTAATTATATTGGATGTGATCTTAGCTCTTCGGCAGTTGGAATGGATAAAGCTTTTATGAAACAAATTTTTGCTTATAATAATATTCCTCAGGCTGAATTTGAAATTTTTAATAAAAGTGATTTAGAAAAAAAATCTAAAAAAGAAGTTTTTGCAAGTTTTTCAGCTAAGTTTGGAATCCCATTTTTTGTAAAGCCAGCTAATATGGGTTCTAGTATTGGAATTAATCAAGTAAAAGATTTTAAAAGTTTTGTTAAAGCTTTGGCTGAAGGTTTTAAATATGATTTGAAATTAATCATTGAAGAAAATATTGCAGCTAGAGAATTAGAATCTGCTGTTTTAGCTACTAATACTGGAATAAAGGTATCTACTGCTGGAGAAATTATTTCTGAGAATGATTTTTATGATTATCAGGCTAAATATGAAGATCAAAAAACAAAGTTGATTATTCCAGCTCCAGTTTCTCCTACTACAGCAGCTAAAATAAAAGAAATATCAATTAATGCTTTTCAAGCAATAGGTGCTTTAGGACTTTCTCGCTTAGATTTTTTTGTTGACGAAGAAAAAGAAGTGATTTTAGTAAATGAAATTAATACTATGCCTGGATTTACAAAGTTTAGTATGTATCCACTTTTATTTAAAGATATGGGTATTAGTTTTTCCGAAATTTTAGATAGTTTAGTTAAAATTTCTTTAAAAAGGGATGATTAA
- the dinB gene encoding DNA polymerase IV, which yields MGQVHILHADMDAFFSAVEQRENPDLQAKPVIVGGVNLSNRGVVSTASYEARKYGVHSAMPIAKAKKLCPNGIYLPARHKLYQAASAKIFSILKKYTPLVEKLSIDEAFLDVKGCEKLYGSAVEIAHKIKEEVKLKTNLTISIGVSVNKFLAKLASDYDKPNGLTVIKKEDIKKFMRNLNIDNIWGVGEVFAEKLAEADIYKASDLWSYSLEELKSNYGKAGVKLFFLARGKDKREVKKQNQIKSISHEETFIDNLKNQDKIFAYLFKMSEKVSFRLHSNSLKGITVFIKVRYADFSTYSRQKSLKVALNSSQQIYQIAKKLLLKNNLLTKSIRLLGIGVSNLCQEGQEQLNLFAQTDDQLDKTIDQLKRKYGFDKISRARKLYLDQDD from the coding sequence ATGGGCCAAGTCCACATTTTACACGCGGATATGGATGCTTTTTTTTCTGCTGTTGAGCAGAGAGAAAATCCTGATTTGCAAGCTAAGCCTGTAATTGTAGGTGGAGTAAATTTGAGTAATAGAGGAGTTGTTTCTACTGCTTCTTATGAAGCAAGAAAATATGGAGTTCATTCTGCAATGCCAATTGCTAAAGCAAAAAAATTATGTCCTAATGGTATTTATCTACCAGCACGCCATAAGTTGTATCAAGCTGCTTCAGCAAAAATTTTTTCTATTTTAAAAAAATATACACCATTAGTTGAAAAATTATCAATTGATGAAGCTTTTTTAGATGTTAAGGGTTGTGAAAAATTATATGGTAGTGCAGTCGAAATTGCCCATAAAATAAAAGAAGAAGTTAAATTAAAAACTAATTTAACTATTTCAATTGGAGTTTCTGTCAATAAGTTTTTAGCTAAACTAGCTTCTGATTATGACAAGCCAAATGGTTTAACAGTAATTAAAAAAGAAGATATAAAAAAATTTATGCGTAATTTAAATATTGATAATATTTGGGGAGTAGGCGAGGTTTTTGCTGAAAAATTAGCAGAAGCTGATATTTATAAAGCTAGTGATTTATGGTCTTACTCATTAGAAGAATTAAAATCAAATTATGGTAAAGCAGGAGTAAAATTATTTTTTTTGGCTCGTGGTAAAGATAAGAGAGAAGTAAAAAAACAAAATCAAATAAAATCTATTAGTCATGAAGAAACTTTTATCGACAATTTAAAAAATCAGGATAAGATTTTTGCTTATTTATTTAAAATGAGTGAAAAAGTTTCTTTTAGACTGCATAGTAATTCTTTAAAAGGTATAACAGTTTTCATTAAAGTAAGATATGCTGACTTTAGTACTTATAGTAGACAAAAATCATTAAAAGTGGCTCTTAATAGTAGTCAACAAATTTATCAAATAGCTAAAAAATTACTTTTGAAAAATAATTTATTAACAAAATCAATTCGATTACTAGGAATTGGAGTCTCTAATCTTTGTCAAGAAGGTCAAGAACAACTTAATTTATTTGCTCAAACAGATGATCAACTTGATAAAACTATAGATCAGTTGAAAAGAAAATATGGATTTGATAAAATATCAAGAGCAAGAAAATTATATTTAGATCAAGATGATTAA
- the mraZ gene encoding division/cell wall cluster transcriptional repressor MraZ — protein sequence MFMGEYTHKLDKKGRLIIPSKLREDLSEKFVITRGLDNCLFIYPINEWGKLEKKLRSLPMTNKNSRNFVRFFFSGANECQLDNQGRISLPINLREFADFKDQIVIIGLGNRIELWAKNKWTNYMEAVEDSYQDIAAAMEELGI from the coding sequence ATGTTTATGGGAGAATATACTCATAAGCTGGATAAAAAAGGGCGTTTAATTATTCCTTCTAAATTACGCGAGGATTTAAGTGAAAAATTTGTAATTACAAGAGGGCTTGATAATTGCTTGTTTATTTATCCAATAAATGAATGGGGGAAATTAGAAAAAAAGCTGAGATCACTTCCAATGACAAATAAAAACTCACGTAATTTTGTCCGCTTTTTTTTCTCTGGCGCTAATGAATGTCAATTAGATAACCAGGGAAGAATTTCTTTACCGATTAATTTAAGAGAGTTTGCTGATTTTAAAGATCAAATAGTAATAATTGGCCTGGGAAATAGAATTGAGCTTTGGGCTAAAAATAAATGGACTAACTACATGGAAGCTGTAGAAGATTCTTATCAAGATATTGCAGCTGCAATGGAAGAATTAGGAATCTAG